The Desulfosalsimonas propionicica genome has a segment encoding these proteins:
- the tkt gene encoding transketolase, with protein MKKPDPAGNLEDTELASINTIRALSMDAIENAASGHPGAPLGMAPAAYVLWRHFMAHNPKNSAWPDRDRFVLSAGHASMMLYAVLHLCGYDVSIDDLKKFRQYGSRTPGHPEAGHTPGVEITTGPLGQGIASAVGFAMAESHMAAVFNRPGHEVVDHYTYVMCGDGDLMEGISQEAASLAGHLGLSKLICIYDDNQISIEGSTDITFTEDVSRRFSACGWQVLEVADGNDTEDIRRAVQEARADNNRPSMVVMRTHIAYGSPNKQGSADAHGAPLGEEEVRLTKQFLGCPADSLFCVPDSAIAHMRQCIENGQEAESDWNQRFADYQKAFPELAAEFQRRMAHEPAQGWDADIPVFAPEDGPMATRKASGAVLNAIAGKMPELLGGSADLAPSNKTLINGERDFGKQSYDGRNIRFGVREHAMGAIVNGMWLHGGVRPFGGTFLVFSDYMRPAVRLAALMNVPAVYVFTHDSLAVGEDGPTHQPVEHLAALRAIPRLFVVRPADANETAEAWKMAISAADHPTALILSRQGLPVFDRNRLAPAEGLQNGAYVISDAQGSPDILILASGSEVALAVEAQQILTEKGKQARVVSMPCMERFEQMPADYKNQILPPDVPVRLAVEAGISQGWHKYTGTRGAVISVDDFGASGKGGRVMAEYGFTAGNVVEKALELLD; from the coding sequence ATGAAAAAGCCAGATCCGGCCGGAAACCTTGAAGACACCGAGCTGGCAAGCATCAACACCATCCGGGCCCTGTCCATGGATGCCATTGAAAATGCCGCATCCGGACATCCCGGCGCGCCTTTGGGCATGGCCCCGGCCGCTTACGTGCTGTGGCGGCATTTCATGGCACACAATCCGAAAAATTCCGCCTGGCCGGACCGCGACAGGTTTGTCCTGTCTGCGGGCCACGCTTCCATGATGCTTTATGCCGTCTTGCATTTGTGCGGCTATGATGTGAGCATAGACGATTTAAAGAAGTTCCGTCAGTACGGCAGCCGGACCCCGGGCCACCCGGAAGCCGGTCATACCCCGGGCGTGGAGATTACCACCGGTCCCCTGGGCCAGGGCATTGCCAGCGCAGTGGGCTTTGCCATGGCCGAAAGCCATATGGCCGCAGTGTTTAACCGGCCGGGCCACGAGGTCGTGGATCATTACACCTATGTCATGTGCGGAGACGGCGATCTCATGGAAGGCATTTCCCAGGAAGCCGCATCCCTTGCGGGCCATCTGGGGCTTTCAAAACTGATCTGCATCTATGATGACAATCAGATCTCCATTGAGGGCAGCACGGATATTACCTTTACCGAGGATGTGAGCCGGCGCTTTTCCGCCTGCGGATGGCAGGTGCTGGAAGTGGCCGACGGAAATGACACAGAAGATATCCGCCGGGCCGTGCAAGAAGCCCGGGCAGATAACAACCGGCCCTCCATGGTGGTCATGCGCACCCATATCGCATACGGCAGTCCCAATAAGCAGGGCTCTGCAGACGCCCACGGCGCGCCCCTGGGTGAAGAGGAAGTGCGGCTGACCAAGCAGTTTTTAGGATGTCCGGCGGACAGCCTGTTCTGCGTGCCGGATTCGGCAATTGCCCATATGCGCCAGTGCATTGAAAACGGGCAGGAGGCCGAATCCGACTGGAACCAGCGGTTTGCCGATTACCAGAAAGCGTTTCCGGAACTGGCAGCGGAATTTCAGCGCCGCATGGCCCATGAGCCCGCACAGGGCTGGGATGCCGATATTCCGGTATTTGCCCCGGAAGATGGACCCATGGCAACGCGCAAGGCCTCGGGTGCGGTGCTAAACGCCATTGCCGGAAAGATGCCTGAGCTGCTGGGGGGATCCGCGGATCTGGCCCCTTCCAACAAGACCCTGATCAACGGTGAGCGCGATTTCGGCAAGCAGTCATATGACGGCCGCAACATCCGTTTTGGCGTGCGCGAGCATGCCATGGGCGCCATTGTCAACGGGATGTGGCTCCACGGCGGTGTGCGGCCCTTTGGCGGCACTTTTCTGGTGTTTTCCGACTATATGCGGCCGGCCGTTCGCCTGGCCGCCCTTATGAACGTGCCGGCCGTCTACGTGTTTACCCACGACAGCCTGGCCGTGGGCGAAGACGGCCCCACCCACCAGCCCGTGGAGCACCTGGCGGCCCTGCGGGCCATCCCGCGGCTTTTCGTGGTCCGCCCGGCTGACGCCAATGAAACCGCTGAAGCCTGGAAAATGGCCATTTCCGCCGCCGATCACCCTACGGCCCTGATTTTGAGTCGTCAGGGCCTGCCAGTGTTTGACAGAAACAGGCTTGCCCCGGCCGAAGGCCTGCAAAACGGGGCCTACGTGATTTCCGATGCCCAGGGCAGTCCGGATATACTGATTCTGGCCAGCGGGTCGGAAGTGGCCCTGGCAGTGGAGGCCCAGCAGATCCTGACGGAAAAGGGCAAGCAGGCCCGGGTGGTAAGCATGCCCTGTATGGAGCGTTTTGAGCAGATGCCCGCAGATTACAAAAATCAGATCCTGCCCCCGGATGTGCCGGTGCGCCTGGCAGTGGAGGCCGGTATCAGCCAGGGTTGGCACAAATATACAGGCACCCGCGGGGCGGTGATCAGCGTGGATGATTTCGGCGCCTCTGGCAAGGGCGGCCGGGTCATGGCCGAGTACGGCTTTACCGCAGGCAACGTGGTGGAAAAAGCACTGGAACTGCTGGATTGA
- the ahbB gene encoding siroheme decarboxylase subunit beta, whose protein sequence is MLNDLEKKVVAAIQGDIPVSARPYRDIAERIGSDEETVLSVLDNLHQRGLIRRFGATLRHQKSGFTANAMVAWQVAESRVDAVGEKMAQNPAVSHCYRRNAHEKWPYNLYTMIHANDRKTCHDLARQLSGQTGVTDYTLLFSNRELKKTSMVYFEDELDTEE, encoded by the coding sequence ATGCTAAACGATCTGGAAAAAAAAGTAGTGGCCGCCATCCAGGGAGATATCCCGGTATCGGCCCGGCCGTACCGGGATATTGCCGAACGCATTGGTTCAGACGAAGAAACCGTTCTTTCCGTTTTGGACAATCTGCACCAGAGGGGGCTGATCCGGCGGTTCGGGGCCACCCTGCGCCACCAGAAATCCGGTTTTACAGCCAATGCCATGGTGGCCTGGCAGGTGGCGGAAAGCCGGGTGGATGCGGTGGGCGAGAAAATGGCCCAGAACCCGGCCGTGTCCCACTGCTACCGGCGCAATGCCCATGAAAAATGGCCATATAACCTCTATACCATGATCCATGCCAATGACCGCAAAACCTGCCATGATTTGGCCCGCCAGCTTTCCGGGCAGACCGGGGTCACCGACTACACCCTTTTGTTTTCCAACCGTGAACTAAAAAAAACCTCCATGGTTTATTTTGAAGATGAGCTTGATACGGAAGAATAA
- the dusB gene encoding tRNA dihydrouridine synthase DusB, whose amino-acid sequence MNTENPLFAVGDIPISPPTIMAPMAGITDAPFRRMIRQNGCALVCTEMLSANALYQNSGKTLNMMNHGQAEKPVSVQIFGAKPHMMATAASMVEQAGADIVDINFGCSVKKVMKTGAGAALMKDLNAAGAVIAAVRRTVSVPVTIKIRTGWDDSGKDALALSQMAQDLGVDAVCVHPRTVQQRFSGIADWSVIGRVKDRVSIPVIGNGDIRHAVDALEMMRQTGCDAVMVGRAAMGNPWIFAQIRALIEGRPAPEPDLEMRFCAMRNYANLMCSVYGEVHACRLMRSRLGWLLKGLPQASAFRQAVTQIAGLDEVCALLDGYQRLLSEDFRSTRASTNSMIKSA is encoded by the coding sequence ATGAACACTGAGAATCCTTTATTTGCCGTCGGTGATATTCCCATTTCGCCCCCTACAATCATGGCGCCCATGGCCGGTATCACGGATGCGCCTTTCCGGCGCATGATCAGGCAAAACGGGTGCGCATTGGTGTGCACCGAGATGCTAAGCGCAAACGCCCTGTACCAGAATTCCGGCAAAACCCTGAATATGATGAATCACGGACAAGCAGAAAAGCCCGTCAGCGTCCAGATTTTCGGGGCAAAGCCGCATATGATGGCAACGGCCGCGTCCATGGTGGAACAGGCCGGGGCCGATATTGTGGACATCAATTTCGGCTGTTCGGTGAAAAAGGTGATGAAAACCGGGGCCGGAGCGGCCCTGATGAAGGATCTTAATGCAGCCGGGGCCGTGATTGCAGCAGTGCGCCGGACTGTATCCGTTCCGGTGACCATCAAGATCCGGACCGGGTGGGATGATTCGGGCAAAGATGCCCTGGCACTTTCCCAAATGGCCCAGGATCTGGGCGTGGATGCGGTTTGCGTCCATCCCCGCACCGTACAGCAGCGGTTTTCCGGCATAGCCGATTGGTCCGTGATTGGCAGGGTCAAGGACCGGGTTTCCATTCCGGTGATCGGAAACGGCGATATTCGTCATGCCGTAGACGCCCTGGAGATGATGCGGCAGACCGGATGCGATGCTGTGATGGTCGGCCGGGCCGCCATGGGCAATCCGTGGATTTTCGCACAGATCCGCGCCCTTATCGAAGGCCGGCCGGCGCCTGAACCGGATCTGGAAATGCGGTTTTGCGCCATGAGAAATTACGCAAACCTGATGTGCAGTGTATACGGGGAGGTCCATGCCTGCCGGCTCATGCGAAGCCGCCTGGGATGGCTGCTAAAGGGTCTGCCCCAGGCCAGCGCGTTTCGGCAGGCCGTAACGCAGATTGCCGGCTTAGACGAGGTTTGTGCGCTTCTGGATGGGTATCAGCGGCTGCTTTCCGAAGATTTCCGCAGCACCAGGGCTTCCACGAATTCAATGATAAAATCCGCATAA
- a CDS encoding radical SAM protein, translating into MHYEGMVIRPPSEADSILLQVTVGCSHNKCTFCGTYKSERFKIKPDETIMADIAYAAKHFKRQDRVFICDGDALIVPQKRLIKYFREIEKQLPWVKRVGLYANAKGISMKTPEELQELRDHGLGIVYLGLESGDDQTLKAVNKGAGSKKMIEMGRKIKDAGIKLSVTVLLGLAGREHSRVHAEETGRVLSAMDPDYVGALSLMLIPGTPLHQDYEAGRFELPGSAEMLAELRTMLAATDLSGGLFHANHASNYLPIRAKLPEEKDKTLRMIDDALEGKVALRPEFLRAL; encoded by the coding sequence ATGCACTATGAAGGCATGGTTATTCGTCCGCCAAGCGAGGCAGACAGCATTCTGCTGCAGGTCACCGTGGGCTGCTCGCACAACAAGTGCACCTTTTGCGGCACCTACAAGTCAGAGCGGTTTAAGATCAAGCCAGATGAAACCATCATGGCCGATATCGCCTATGCCGCCAAGCACTTCAAGCGGCAGGACCGGGTGTTTATCTGCGACGGGGATGCCTTAATCGTTCCCCAGAAGCGGCTGATCAAGTATTTCCGGGAAATTGAAAAGCAGTTGCCCTGGGTCAAACGGGTTGGCCTGTATGCAAACGCCAAGGGCATATCCATGAAAACCCCGGAGGAACTTCAAGAACTGCGGGACCATGGCCTGGGTATTGTCTACCTTGGGCTTGAAAGCGGCGATGACCAGACCCTGAAGGCCGTTAACAAGGGCGCCGGGTCAAAGAAGATGATTGAAATGGGACGCAAGATCAAGGATGCGGGCATCAAGCTGTCTGTGACCGTGTTGTTGGGTCTGGCCGGGCGGGAGCACTCCCGGGTGCATGCCGAGGAAACCGGCCGGGTGCTGTCTGCCATGGATCCGGATTATGTGGGCGCCCTTTCCCTGATGCTGATTCCGGGCACGCCCCTGCACCAGGATTATGAGGCCGGCCGTTTTGAGTTGCCCGGCTCTGCGGAAATGCTGGCGGAACTCCGGACCATGCTGGCTGCAACGGACCTGTCCGGCGGGCTTTTCCATGCCAACCACGCATCCAATTATCTGCCCATCCGGGCCAAATTGCCGGAGGAAAAGGACAAGACCCTGCGCATGATCGATGACGCCCTGGAGGGTAAAGTCGCCCTTCGTCCCGAGTTTTTAAGGGCCCTGTAA
- the mtnA gene encoding S-methyl-5-thioribose-1-phosphate isomerase produces MNHLQKNPARPIWEDPDTGKIYIIDQRQLPHQMVVSELADVDDVIFAICEMMVRGAPLIGVTGAYGVYLAFAANTSDPDEAAQQARRIRRARPTAVNLAWAVDQTLEKALAADKQDRAKAARQHAAAIAGLEAENSRLIGEHGLPLIAEIAEKKPGQPVNILTHCNAGWLACIAHGTATAPIYQAHRQGINVHVWVDETRPLNQGARLTAWELGAAGVAHTVITDNAGGHLMQKGLVDLVIVGTDRTTYTGDVANKIGTYLKALAARDNGIAFYVALPSSTFDWQIRDGVGQIPIETRDSDEVRYMPGVEKNKTHLLLPEDSQAANYAFDVTPARLVTGFITEKGVCPAEETAIKTLFQKHSR; encoded by the coding sequence ATGAACCATTTGCAAAAAAACCCGGCCCGTCCCATCTGGGAGGATCCGGATACCGGAAAAATTTACATCATTGACCAGAGACAACTGCCGCATCAGATGGTTGTATCCGAACTGGCAGACGTGGATGACGTCATTTTTGCCATCTGCGAAATGATGGTCAGGGGTGCGCCTTTAATCGGGGTCACCGGGGCCTACGGGGTTTACCTGGCCTTTGCCGCCAATACTTCAGACCCGGATGAAGCCGCACAACAGGCCCGGCGCATTCGACGGGCCCGGCCCACAGCTGTCAACCTGGCCTGGGCCGTGGATCAGACCCTTGAAAAAGCCCTGGCCGCAGACAAGCAGGACCGTGCAAAAGCCGCCCGGCAGCATGCTGCCGCCATTGCCGGGCTGGAGGCGGAAAACTCCAGGTTAATCGGCGAACACGGCCTGCCGCTGATTGCCGAAATCGCGGAAAAAAAGCCCGGGCAGCCGGTCAATATCCTGACCCACTGCAATGCCGGCTGGCTGGCCTGCATTGCCCACGGCACGGCAACAGCCCCGATATACCAAGCCCATAGGCAGGGCATCAACGTGCACGTTTGGGTGGATGAAACCCGGCCCTTAAACCAGGGGGCACGGCTCACGGCATGGGAACTGGGTGCCGCGGGTGTGGCCCACACGGTGATCACCGACAATGCCGGGGGACACCTGATGCAAAAGGGTCTTGTTGACCTGGTGATCGTGGGCACCGACCGCACAACATACACCGGTGATGTGGCCAACAAGATCGGCACCTATTTAAAGGCCCTGGCCGCCCGGGACAACGGTATTGCCTTTTATGTGGCCCTTCCCTCGTCCACATTTGACTGGCAGATCCGCGACGGTGTGGGCCAAATCCCCATAGAGACACGCGACTCCGACGAAGTGCGCTACATGCCCGGGGTGGAAAAAAACAAAACGCATCTGCTGCTGCCCGAAGACAGCCAGGCGGCCAATTATGCTTTTGACGTCACCCCGGCACGCCTGGTCACGGGCTTTATCACCGAAAAGGGAGTGTGCCCGGCCGAAGAAACTGCCATCAAGACCCTTTTTCAAAAACACAGCCGATAG
- a CDS encoding B12-binding domain-containing radical SAM protein, with translation MTAAAHILCINPWIHDFAAYDFWARPLGLLYLAGLLRDHGCRVTFIDCLDRFHPRHPQTDPAARCGRGPYRKTPIAKPERLMDVPRRYCRYGADPEWITADLRAAGQPDMVLVTSLMAYWYPGVAETIAAVRSVYPKVPVVLGGVYATLYPAHAARATGADRVICGHGEQAVFDALEAYTGWCIRPKTDLGDINALPRPALDLQRGLPFVPVRTSRGCPFSCDYCASSLIEPRLEKRNPEEVVAEIRSWHKWCGVRDVVFYDDALLVNAEKHADIIFDMLAGSGMDLRLHTPNALHVRNITAKTAKRMHAAGMQTLRLGVETTDFEKRGMDHKVGAEEFFRAAAYLREAGFSRKHMGAYLLAGLPNQNPTEVEASIDGVKAAGITPVIAWYSPILGTKMWDAACAASRYDLAADPLLTNNAVMPCLPAFSWELAARFKDRIQK, from the coding sequence ATGACCGCTGCTGCCCACATCCTTTGCATCAATCCCTGGATTCATGATTTTGCGGCCTATGATTTCTGGGCCCGGCCCCTGGGCCTTCTTTACCTGGCCGGTCTGCTGCGGGATCACGGATGCCGGGTCACGTTCATCGACTGTCTGGACCGGTTCCATCCCCGGCACCCCCAAACTGACCCGGCAGCCAGATGCGGCCGGGGTCCTTACCGCAAAACCCCCATTGCCAAACCCGAACGCCTGATGGACGTGCCCAGGCGTTATTGCCGCTACGGGGCTGATCCCGAATGGATTACCGCGGATCTCCGGGCCGCGGGGCAGCCGGACATGGTTCTGGTCACCTCCCTGATGGCCTACTGGTACCCGGGGGTGGCTGAAACCATTGCCGCGGTCAGATCGGTTTATCCGAAAGTGCCTGTTGTGCTCGGCGGGGTGTATGCGACCCTGTATCCGGCGCATGCAGCCCGGGCCACAGGGGCGGACAGGGTCATCTGCGGCCACGGGGAACAGGCGGTTTTTGACGCGCTGGAAGCTTACACCGGCTGGTGCATCCGGCCAAAGACGGATCTTGGAGACATCAATGCCCTGCCCCGGCCCGCCCTGGACCTGCAGCGCGGCCTGCCGTTTGTGCCGGTGCGCACATCCCGGGGATGTCCGTTTTCATGTGATTACTGCGCAAGCAGCCTGATTGAGCCGCGCCTTGAAAAGCGCAATCCCGAAGAGGTGGTTGCTGAAATCCGGTCATGGCACAAGTGGTGCGGGGTCAGGGACGTAGTGTTCTATGATGACGCCCTGCTGGTCAATGCGGAAAAACATGCGGACATCATTTTTGACATGCTTGCAGGCTCGGGCATGGACCTGCGCCTGCATACGCCCAATGCCCTGCATGTGCGAAACATCACGGCAAAAACCGCAAAGCGCATGCATGCCGCAGGCATGCAAACGTTGCGCCTGGGCGTGGAGACAACCGATTTTGAAAAAAGGGGAATGGACCACAAGGTGGGGGCGGAAGAATTTTTCCGGGCTGCGGCATATCTCAGGGAGGCGGGGTTTTCGAGGAAACACATGGGCGCCTACCTGCTGGCCGGCCTGCCGAACCAGAATCCCACAGAGGTGGAAGCCTCCATTGACGGGGTCAAGGCCGCGGGCATCACCCCGGTCATTGCCTGGTATTCCCCCATTTTGGGCACAAAAATGTGGGATGCGGCTTGCGCCGCATCCCGTTATGATCTGGCTGCAGATCCGCTGCTGACCAACAATGCGGTCATGCCCTGTTTGCCGGCCTTTTCATGGGAGCTGGCCGCGCGGTTCAAGGACCGTATCCAAAAATGA
- a CDS encoding TetR/AcrR family transcriptional regulator, which produces MPHLPNTSVPAEDFDDFRKMTLLSMEEICRDIFKENQHRIKIKKEAVAVRNLVNIFHTTLQISNEKGFQTMSLRDLSRVSGLSMGALYSYFSSKDELLEMIQNQGRRITLKILSQRIKADDAPSVQLQTAIRTHLYLTEVLQPWFYFSYMEAKNLKKTHRKKAIESDLVTEEIIREILEKGVEKGEFRVDHPMLTAAVTKAMLQDWYLKRWKYSGRKIPVQAYADFIIEFVEALVLRKSSESSR; this is translated from the coding sequence ATGCCGCACCTGCCCAACACGTCCGTGCCAGCGGAAGACTTCGACGATTTCCGCAAAATGACCCTCTTGTCCATGGAGGAGATCTGCAGGGACATTTTCAAGGAAAACCAGCACCGCATCAAAATCAAAAAAGAGGCTGTTGCGGTGCGCAACCTGGTCAACATCTTCCATACCACCCTTCAAATATCCAATGAAAAGGGTTTCCAGACCATGAGCCTGCGGGATTTGAGCCGGGTTTCAGGGCTTTCCATGGGTGCGCTGTATTCCTATTTTTCCAGCAAGGACGAACTGCTGGAAATGATCCAGAACCAGGGCCGGCGCATTACCTTAAAAATTCTTTCCCAGCGCATCAAGGCCGATGATGCACCCTCTGTTCAGCTCCAGACAGCCATCCGCACCCATTTATACCTTACCGAGGTCCTGCAGCCATGGTTTTATTTCTCCTACATGGAGGCCAAGAACCTCAAAAAAACCCATCGCAAAAAAGCCATTGAAAGCGATCTGGTTACAGAGGAAATTATTCGGGAAATCCTGGAAAAGGGAGTGGAAAAAGGCGAGTTTAGAGTTGACCACCCCATGCTGACCGCCGCGGTGACAAAGGCCATGCTCCAGGACTGGTATCTGAAGCGGTGGAAATATTCGGGAAGAAAAATCCCGGTTCAGGCTTATGCGGATTTTATCATTGAATTCGTGGAAGCCCTGGTGCTGCGGAAATCTTCGGAAAGCAGCCGCTGA
- the queF gene encoding preQ(1) synthase → MDKTEKKPQNMPLSPDTIETGMLEPIEYAYGSRRDIEIVIDQPEYTAVCPRTGLPDFGCITISYVPSGHIIELKSLKYYLLQYRSVGIFYENAVNRILDDLAAVLAPRQMTVTGQFTSRGGISTTVTVRHPD, encoded by the coding sequence ATGGACAAAACAGAAAAAAAACCCCAAAACATGCCGCTTTCACCGGATACCATTGAAACCGGGATGCTTGAACCCATTGAATATGCCTACGGCAGCCGACGCGATATTGAAATCGTCATTGACCAGCCCGAGTACACGGCGGTCTGCCCCAGAACCGGCCTGCCGGATTTCGGATGCATCACCATCTCCTATGTGCCCTCCGGCCATATCATTGAACTCAAATCTTTGAAATACTACCTGCTCCAGTACAGAAGCGTTGGCATCTTCTATGAAAACGCGGTCAACCGGATTCTCGATGATCTGGCGGCCGTGCTTGCCCCAAGGCAGATGACCGTAACCGGGCAGTTCACCTCACGGGGCGGGATTTCCACCACTGTCACGGTCCGCCACCCGGACTGA
- a CDS encoding DUF1848 family protein: MNPQKRSGAKKLTPAAGLSSYKNSGCGKKLLAMKNQIVVSASRRTDIPAFYMDWFMEGIARQSFAVKNPYNQVVYPVSAGPADVHTIVFWSKDFSRFLDKGCGQRLQKSGYHLFFNFTLNSKSPLLEPGIVPVADRLEQAGELCRRFGAQTVQWRFDPVCFFRTAANGAESNLDDFETIARAMAGFGVRRCVTSFVDLYAKVRRRKAPAEGFAWIDPPLEKKVRVVVRMQRLLESLGMSLYLCCEKQVLEALPSGTRVFPGACIANAYLVELFGGRLSFQKDAGQRRARGCGCMTSRDIGGYADQPCFHNCLYCYANPGTGI; this comes from the coding sequence ATGAATCCGCAAAAACGGTCAGGAGCGAAAAAACTGACCCCGGCCGCAGGGCTTTCTTCCTACAAAAACAGCGGATGCGGTAAAAAGCTTTTGGCCATGAAAAATCAGATTGTTGTCTCCGCTTCCCGGCGCACCGATATTCCCGCCTTTTACATGGACTGGTTCATGGAAGGCATCGCCCGGCAATCCTTTGCGGTGAAAAATCCCTATAACCAGGTCGTTTACCCGGTTTCTGCAGGCCCGGCAGACGTGCACACCATTGTGTTCTGGTCCAAGGATTTTTCCCGGTTTTTGGACAAGGGCTGCGGGCAGCGGCTGCAAAAATCCGGCTATCACCTGTTTTTCAACTTTACGCTGAATTCCAAATCCCCGCTGCTGGAACCGGGCATTGTCCCCGTGGCCGACCGGCTGGAACAGGCCGGTGAACTCTGCCGGCGGTTCGGGGCACAGACTGTGCAGTGGCGGTTTGATCCCGTATGTTTTTTCCGTACTGCGGCAAACGGGGCAGAGAGCAATCTTGATGATTTTGAAACAATCGCACGGGCCATGGCCGGATTCGGGGTGCGGCGGTGCGTGACCAGTTTCGTGGATCTGTATGCCAAGGTCAGGCGGCGCAAGGCCCCGGCAGAGGGTTTTGCCTGGATTGATCCGCCCCTTGAGAAAAAGGTCCGGGTGGTGGTGCGCATGCAGCGCCTGCTTGAAAGCCTGGGCATGTCGCTTTATCTTTGCTGTGAGAAGCAGGTACTGGAAGCTTTGCCTTCGGGCACCCGGGTTTTTCCCGGCGCCTGCATTGCCAATGCGTATCTGGTGGAATTGTTCGGCGGCCGGCTTTCATTTCAAAAGGATGCAGGCCAGCGCCGGGCCAGGGGCTGCGGATGCATGACTTCAAGAGACATCGGCGGTTATGCCGATCAGCCCTGTTTTCACAATTGTCTGTATTGCTATGCCAACCCGGGTACGGGAATATAA
- a CDS encoding sulfotransferase family 2 domain-containing protein, producing MISKYIRRKANQWQNLRNRRRVLIIEDLRVGYIPIYKAASTSLRNLFCRRQAKHILPNRAGRKLSVDEKRQVENGIRKSVSVRQTRRLRRRYFLFAFVRNPVTRLYSCYLDKVVRAGRHGKQNSMQRYGIRHDMNFENFARHIARIPDQDSDRHFRSQHFQIYHQGRCLVDFVGNFENMDAHWQILSEKTGLEKPPGSYRHTGAGNRLKRLPLGLETAKLICRRYSKDIDLLGYRQEIDQWLSWKAKQESKENEIDKAGPMH from the coding sequence ATGATTTCAAAATACATCCGCCGAAAGGCAAACCAGTGGCAAAACCTGCGCAACCGCCGCCGGGTCCTGATCATCGAGGATCTCAGGGTGGGCTACATTCCCATTTACAAGGCGGCCTCCACCTCTCTTCGCAACCTTTTCTGCCGCCGCCAGGCAAAACATATCCTGCCGAACCGGGCCGGCCGGAAACTGTCTGTGGACGAAAAACGGCAGGTGGAAAACGGCATACGAAAGTCGGTGAGTGTCAGACAAACCCGCCGGCTCAGGCGGCGCTATTTTTTGTTTGCCTTTGTGCGAAACCCCGTGACCCGGCTTTATTCCTGTTATCTGGACAAGGTCGTGCGCGCCGGCCGGCATGGAAAACAAAATTCCATGCAGCGCTATGGCATACGCCATGACATGAATTTTGAAAATTTTGCCAGACACATTGCCCGTATCCCGGATCAAGATTCCGACCGGCATTTCCGAAGCCAGCACTTTCAAATCTATCACCAGGGCCGGTGCCTGGTGGATTTTGTGGGCAATTTTGAAAACATGGATGCGCACTGGCAGATTCTTTCCGAAAAAACCGGCCTTGAAAAACCGCCCGGCAGCTACCGGCACACAGGGGCCGGAAACCGGCTGAAAAGGCTGCCCCTGGGCCTGGAAACCGCCAAACTCATCTGCCGGCGCTACAGCAAAGACATTGATCTTCTCGGCTACCGGCAGGAAATTGATCAATGGTTGTCCTGGAAGGCGAAACAGGAATCAAAAGAAAATGAAATTGACAAGGCCGGGCCGATGCATTAA
- a CDS encoding acyltransferase, translated as MRKDHRPYFLKRAFTRFQDAYTRRFIRPQLDALGPGAMCVHPWNIKIFGAPITIGQHVNILTTSDKKVRFTVWPEKPGMGKIAIGDFCLVCPGVRISSAHEIVIADNCMMAGSTFITDADWHGTYDRLHTIGETAPVYIRDNVWLGDRTTVCKGVTIGENSIIGAGSVVVRDVPPNVIAAGNPARVVRELDPERRLVKRAAWFADIEQLNRDIHQLDHENLAGNSLIYWLKTVFAPGSND; from the coding sequence TTGCGAAAAGATCATCGACCTTATTTCCTCAAGCGCGCCTTTACCCGGTTTCAGGATGCCTATACCCGCCGTTTTATCCGGCCCCAGCTCGACGCCCTGGGCCCGGGGGCCATGTGCGTGCATCCCTGGAATATCAAGATTTTCGGCGCACCCATTACCATCGGGCAGCATGTTAACATTCTGACCACTTCAGACAAAAAGGTCCGCTTCACCGTATGGCCGGAAAAGCCGGGCATGGGAAAAATTGCCATTGGCGATTTTTGCCTGGTCTGCCCCGGGGTGCGCATCAGCTCAGCCCATGAAATCGTGATTGCCGATAATTGCATGATGGCGGGCAGCACCTTTATTACGGATGCGGACTGGCACGGCACCTATGACCGGCTGCACACCATCGGCGAGACCGCACCGGTTTATATCCGCGACAATGTGTGGCTCGGCGACCGCACAACCGTGTGCAAGGGCGTGACCATCGGGGAAAACAGTATTATCGGCGCAGGCTCGGTGGTGGTGCGCGATGTGCCGCCCAACGTGATTGCCGCGGGCAATCCGGCCCGGGTGGTGCGCGAACTGGATCCGGAGCGCCGGCTTGTCAAAAGGGCGGCCTGGTTTGCCGATATTGAACAGCTAAACCGGGATATCCATCAGCTCGACCATGAGAATTTGGCGGGCAACAGTTTGATTTATTGGCTGAAAACGGTTTTTGCCCCGGGTTCAAACGACTGA